In one Gopherus flavomarginatus isolate rGopFla2 chromosome 1 unlocalized genomic scaffold, rGopFla2.mat.asm SUPER_1_unloc_1, whole genome shotgun sequence genomic region, the following are encoded:
- the LOC127040836 gene encoding olfactory receptor 52K2-like encodes MAPSKWTMTHPSTFILFGIPGLEAAHVWISIPFCSVYILSLLGNGLLLAVIKTEPSLHKPMYLFLSMLALADLVISTTTLPNTLCIFWFRDQAIHTNACLAQIYLIHSISTMESGFMLAMAFDRYVSICNPLLHSAILTNQVVAKIGLGIVMRGAVLLGPHPFLLQRLPYCRTNVISHTYCEFMALVKLACADTMVMSAHSLVVAFLTAGLDFILIVLSLILILRVVFRLSSKEARRKSLSTCSSHVCVLLVFYTPAFFSFLSHLFGHVASHVHILIANMYLLFPPMTNPIIYGVRTPWIRQRMLHILGVKPA; translated from the coding sequence ATGGCACCTTCAAAGTGGACCATGAcccacccctccaccttcatcctctTCGGCATCCCGGGGCTGGAGGCGGCAcacgtctggatctccatccccttctgctctGTCTACATTCTGTCCCTTCTGGGGAACGGCCTCCTCCTGGCTGTTATCAAGACTGAACCGAGCCTCCATAAGCCCATGTACCTTTTCCTTTCCATGCTGGCGCTCGCCGACCTGGTCAtatccaccaccaccctgcccaACACCCTCTGCATTTTCTGGTTCAGGGACCAGGCCATTCACACCAATGCTTGCCTGGCCCAGATTTATTTGATTCACTCAATTAGTACCATGGAGTCTGGGTTCATGCTGGCCATGGCCTTCGATCGCTATGTCTCTATCTGTAACCCGCTGCTACACTCAGCCATCCTGACCAATCAGGTTGTAGCCAAGATAGGGCTGGGTATTGTGATGAGGGGGGCTGTGTTACTGGGCCCACACCCATTCTTGCTGCAGCGGCTCCCATACTGCAGGACCAATGTCATTTCTCACACCTATTGTGAGTTCATGGCACTGGTGAAACTGGCCTGTGCAGACACAATGGTTATGAGTGCCCATAGTCTGGTCGTGGCATTTCTCACTGCGGGGTTAGATTTTATCCTCATTGTCCTCTCCTTAATCCTGATTCTTCGGGTTGTTTTCAGACTCTCCTCCAAGGAGGCACGGCGCAAGTCcctcagcacctgcagctcccacgtCTGTGTCCTGCTGGTGTTTTACACTCCTgcattcttctccttcctctcccacctCTTCGGCCACGTGGCTTCCCACGTTCACATCCTCATCGCTAACATGTACCTGCTCTTCCCTCCCATGACgaaccccatcatctacggggTGAGAACCCCGTGGATCCGGCAGAGGATGCTCCACATCTTGGGCGTCAAACCAGCCTGA
- the LOC127040832 gene encoding olfactory receptor 52E2-like, with the protein MSDSNTTDFSNPSTFILLGIPGLEMAHVWISIPFCTMYMIAILGNFIILFIVKRELSLHRPMYYFLCMLAVTDLVLSTSILPKMLASFWFNSRVIDFSSCLTQMYFVHCFLVMETGIFVAMAFDRYVAICNPLRYSTTLTNHVVVKIGLAVVLRGGIFVLPYILLARHWPYCRTNIIPHSYCEHIAVVKLACVDIHVSSYYGLFVLLSVIGLDVIFIAVSYIRILRVIFNLSTKDARLKTFGTCSSHLCVILAFYIPALFSSLMYRFAHRVPLHFHVLIANVYLLLPPMLNPIIYGVRTKQIRDRLIWLFTHEGT; encoded by the coding sequence atgtcagattccaacacaactgacttctccaacccctccaccttcatcctgctgggcattcctggcctggagatggcccatgtctggatctccatccccttctgcaccatgtatatgatagccatcttggggaacttcatcatcctgttcattgtgaagaggGAGCTGAGCCTCCATAgacccatgtactatttcctctgcatgctggccgtcACCGACCTGGTCCTGTCCACTTCCATCCTGCCCAAAATGCTGGCAagcttctggttcaattccagggtgATCGATTTCAGttcctgcctcacccagatgtacttcgtTCACTGCTTTTTAGTGATGGAGACTGGGATCtttgtggccatggcttttgatcgctacgTGGCCATTTGCAACCCCCTGAGATATTCCACGACCCTAACAAACCACGTGGTGGTCAAGATCGGCCTCGCTGTGGTGCTGCGCGGTGGCATATTTGTACTGCCCTATATCCTCCTAGCAAGGCATTGGCCTTATTGCAGAACCAATATCATCCCCCATTCGTACTGCGAGCACATAgctgtggtgaagctggcctgcgTCGACATCCATGTCAGTAGTTACTATGGCCTCTTTGTGCTGTTGTCTGTGATTGGTCTGGATGTGATTTTTATTGCTGTGTCCTATATCCGGATCCTCAGGGTCATCTTCAACCTCTCCACAAAGGATGCCCGACtcaagacttttgggacctgcagctcccatctctGTGTCATtttagccttttacatcccagctctcttctcctccctcatgtACCGGTTTGCCCACAGAGTGCCCCTGCATTTCCATGTTCTTATTGCCAATGTGtacctcctgctgccccccatgctaaaccccatcatctacggggTGAGAACCAAACAGATCCGGGACAGGCTGATCTGGCTTTTTACTCATGAAGGGACCTAA